The region AAGATCCTCGGCTCGTTCCTCTTCTCCGGCGACGACGTCGACAAGCCGGCCGGTGTGCTGTCCGGCGGTGAGAAGACCCGGCTGGCGCTGGCCTCGCTGGTGGTGTCGAGCGCCAATGTGCTGCTGCTCGACGAGCCGACCAACAACCTCGACCCGGCCAGCCGTGAGGAGATCCTCGGCGCGCTGCACACCTTCAGCGGCGCGGTGGTGCTGGTCACCCACGACGAGGGCGCGGTGGAGGCGCTGCAGCCCGAGCGGATCATCCTGCTGCCGGACGGCGTCGAGGACCTGTGGGGCCAGGACTACGCGGACCTGGTCTCGCTCGCCTGACCGGCCGCCGCGCGGGTCGGCGGCACGGCCGCCGACCTGGCCGGACGCGAAGTGATCATGCCGATTCGATCATTCGGCCCACCGCGGGTCCGTCATCTGTGTGAGTCGGGCTGGTACCGCTCGCGCTCGGGCCCTCGCGGGACGGCAGTGTCTGGTGATCAGTGGTGTGACGTCGGCAAACACCTTACCGACGGCCGCTGACCTGCTGGTATCGCGCGGGCGTGCGTCGCCGCGGCGAATTCGGCGGCGGAGATTTCCCGCCGGAGACCGTTCTTGGCCGCCTGTCGCGGCATTCAGGTTGCGATTGCCGCTGGACAGACCTTGTCGAATGGGTGGCCAGGAAGGCGCTTAGGGGTGATCATGAGAGTCCATAGCGCACTTCCCTGGAGGAGGCACGGGTGGCCGAGACTCTGAAGAAGGGCAGCCGGGTGACCGGCGCCGCGCGCGAGAAGCTCGCGGCGGACCTGAAGAAGAAGTACGACTCCGGAGCGAGCATCCGGGCACTGGCCGAGGAAACCGGCCGGTCCTATGGATTCGTGCACCGGATGCTCAGCGAGTCCGGCGTGACCCTGCGCGGTCGCGGCGGAGCTACCCGAGGCAAGAAGGCCGTCACGGCCTGAGCCGGCCCTGACGACCTGATCTCGACGGGCGGGCATCTCCCGCACCCAGCGGGCCGGCGTACCGAGCGGTTGGTTACTCTTCGGTAGTAGTCAATCCGTGGTCCGCTCGGAGGTGCCCGATGCCCGATGACAAGATCCTGCTCGAACGCGACGGAGTCCGCCTCGCCCTGGACGGCAGCGGTACCGTCGCCACCATCACCCTGTGCAACCCGGCCAAGCGCAACGCGCAGTCGCCCGCCCTGTGGCAGGCGCTGATCGATGCGGGCCGGACTCTGCCGGGGCCGGTACGCGTCGCGGTGCTGCGCGCCGAGGGGCCGTCCTTCTCCGCCGGGCTCGACCGGCAGGCGTTCACCCCCGAGGGCTTCGACGGCGAGCTGTCGTTCCTCACACTCGGGCGCGGCTCGGATGCCGAGCTCGACACGACCATCTCCACCTATCAGCAGGCCTTCACCTGGTGGCGGCGGACCGACCTGATCACGATCGCCGCTGTTCAGGGCCATGCCATCGGGGCCGGCTTCCAGCTCGCGCTGGCCTGCGACCTGCGGGTGTGCGCGGACGACGTGCAGTTCGCGATGCGCGAGACCAGCCTCGGCCTCGTACCCGACCTCACCGGCACCAAGCCGCTGGCCGAGCTGGTCGGTTACGGGCGCGCGCTGGAGATCTGCGTGACCGGCCGCTACGTGCACGGCGCCGAGGCGGAGCGCACCGGGCTCGCCAATCTCGTGGTGCCCGCCGCCGAGCTGGACGCCGCCGTCGCCGACCTGACCGCGGCCCTGCTGGCGCCGCCGCGCGACGCCGTCAACGAGACCAAGGCCCTGCTGCGTACCGCCCTGGCCCACTCCGAGACCGACCAGTACGCGGCGGAGCGCGCCGCCCAGACCCGACGGCTGCGCAGCCTGGCCGGCGCCGCCGAGTAACCCGTACGGACGCGGGGCGCGGTCAGAGCGTGTCGGTCACCACGACCGCCGTCGTCACCGGGCCCGGCGCGTCCGCCGCCGCGACGGGCCTGATCGCGGCGGTCACCGCGCGGGCCACCACGGACGGGCGGTGGCCCGCCGCCACCGCGAACTGGAGCTGGACGCGGCGGCCCGCGGCCGTACCGTCACCGGCCGCGGTGTCGCGGACCCGGACGCCCGCGCCGAGGCCGGCCAGCCGCCGGGTCAGCCGCAGCACCCCCGGCACGGCCAGCGCGGCGGCCTCCACCCGGGCCGCGGGTCCGCCGTCCGCCGGGCCCTCGCCCAGCTCGCGGACCGAGGTGCCGTCGTCCACCACGACACCTTCGAGGACCGGGTCCCGCGGCGGCTCGCCGTCGAGCAGCCCGGTGACCGCCAGGTCGACCGAGTCGACCGGCACGCCCAGCCAGTCCTGGGCCGTCGCCCACAGCGTGGCCCGCAGCCGGTCCGCGGTGCGCGGCAGCGGCTCGTCGAGCGCGGCCTCGAACCCGGCGCGGATCCGCAACGGCCGGTGCGGCAGCGCGCCCACCGGCGCGGCGTCGTCCACGTCCGCCGCCCCCGCCGTGTCCACGCCGGTGCCCGGGGCCGCGCCGCCGGTGTCCTCGGCCGTGTCCTCGGCCAGTTCCAGCGCCACCGTCCCGAGCCGCACGCCCGGTACGGCCGCCGCGGCGCGCCGCAGCGCGTGGACGGTCGCACTCTCGGTGATCCAGGCGGCGTCCCCTGTCCCGCCCAGCGGGAGGAGCCGCCCCAGCGCCACCTGCTCCCTTACCGTCCGGGCCAGTCGGTCCATGGTCACCAGGTTTCCCGCCTTCCGGTGCTGCCGACCACTCGATTGGGGGGTCGGTGATCCCCTCTGGGCGCATCCCCGCAGCGCTAACGGGCATGCGGACTTAGTGTGGTGCACGGAGCAGCCCAGACGAAGGGACGACTCGCGATGACGGACAGCGCGCAGCACAACCGGCCCGAGCCCGACGGCTCGTCAATAACGGCCGACAGCGGCAGAACCCTCGACAAGGGCGCCGCGGGCGGATCGGCCCGCAAGGTACTCGGCGACCCGGCGAGCCGGGGCCGCACCACCATCGCCGACGGTGTGGTGGAGAAGATCGCCGGCCTCGCGGCCCGCGACGTGGTGGGCGTCCACGCGATGGGCACCGGCCTGTCCCGTACGTTCGGTGCGGTGCGCGACCGCGTTCCCGGCAGTACGCGTTCGGTGACCCGCGGCGTCAAGGCCGAGGTGGGCGAGGTGCAGACCGCGCTCGACCTCGACATCGTCGTCGAGTACGGCGTGTCGATCGTCGAGGTCGCCCGCGCGGTGCGGGAGAACGTGATCGCGGCGGTGGAGCGGATGACCGGACTCGAAGTCGTCGAGGTCAATGTCGCCGTCGGCGATGTGAAGCTGCCGGACGAGGACGATGACGACGACCGTGAGCAGCGGGTCCAGTAGTGAGACCGGATCAGCACACGGGCCATGGGCCCCGCCCCGCAGCCGTCGGGGCGAGCGCAGCCGAGCGGACGGGAAACGGACGATGAGCATGGCGGTGATCGGCCTCGCGGCCGGAATGGCACTGGGCTTCGCCGGATATTTCGGCGGCTTCGGCGCCTTCCTCGTGGTGGCTCTGCTCGGAGCGGTCGGTTTCGTGGCCGGCAAGTTCTTCGACGGGGACCTGGAACCCGGCGACTTCTTCCGCTCGCGTGACCGCGACCGTGACCGGCGGCGCTGATGGCGTCAGCCGTACCCGGACCGCTCCCCGCCGCCGACCGCGGCGCGCTGCGGATCGCGGACCGGGTGGTCGCCAAGATCGCCGCCCAGGCGGCGGGTGAGGTGCTGTCCGACGCGCCCGGCTCCGACCTGGTGCCGCGCGACGCGGAACCGCACGCCTCGGTGTCGGTACGCAAGGACACCGCCCGGCTGCGGCTGGCCCTGGAGTTGGGCTACCCGGCGAACATCGGGGCGGTGTGCGGCACGGTCCGGCGGCATGTCACCGGCAGGGTCGAGGCGCTGACGGGTATGGATGTACCCGAGGTGGCCATCGAGGTGGAAAGGCTGCACTCCGCGGCGGCGCGCCGCAAGGGCGAGGGGAGGGTCGAATGAGCGACGACTCGGGCAGCCACGTCTACCGCGAACAGGACCCGGGTGATTCCGACGCCGACAACGCGCGGGTCAGTATCGCCAAACGGCCCGAGGACGAGCAGTACGCGGCGGCCCCGTCGGGTCTGCCCGGCAGCGGCCGGACCCGCAAGGTCCGCCGCTTCTGGTCCGGCCGCCGCGTCCCCGCCGCCCTGTCCGCGGCGGTGATCCTCGGACTCGCGGGCCTGTTCCTCTACGACATCGCGTCGGTCCGCGCCGACCGCAAGGCGATGAGCTGGCGGGTCACGCTCGCCCATCAGCTCGCCACCCGGCACCTGGACGACGTGTGGATCATCCTCGGCGCCGCGGTCGCCGCCGCGCTCGGCCTGTGGCTGCTGGTCCTCGCCCTGACCCCCGGGGACCGCGCGGTGCTGCCGATGGCCCGCAGCGGAACGGCGGGCGTCCGCGCGGGAATCGACCGGCACGCGGCCGAACTGGTGCTGCGCGACCGGGCGATGGAGGTCCCCGGGGTGCGCTCGGCCCGGATCGACGTCAGCCGCCGCAAGGTCAAGGCCCGCGCCACTTCGCACTTCCGCGAACTCGAAGCGGTGCGCGGCGATCTGACGACCGCGCTCGGCGAGGCCGTACGGCAACTGGGCCTGGCCAGGCCGCCCCAGCTGAGCATTCACCTGCAGCGGGCAGAGAAGAAGGGGTGACCGTGCGATGCGCACCACACTCAACCGGGTCCTCCTCGCGCTGATCGGCCTCATCCTGCTGGTGGTGGGGCTCTCGGTGCTGGTCGGCAGCCTCGACCTGCAACGGCACTGGGACTTCACGATGCCCCAGTGGTGGCCCTTCACCGGCCCCAAGGACGTGCTGCTCGCCAACCACGACAGGACCCGCTACCGCTCGGACGGGTGGTGGTGGCCGGTGGTCATCGCCGTGCTCGCGGTCCTGCTGCTGGCCGGCCTGTGGTGGCTGCTCGCCCAGGCCCGCACCAAGCGGCTGCGCCAGATCAGGATCGACAGCGGCGACGGGCAGGGCGCGCTGCTGCGCGGGCGCGCGGTGGAGAACGTGCTGCGCTCGGAGGCGGGGGCGTACGAGGGCGTGGAGTGGTCCAGCGCGGTGCTCACCGGGCGGCGGGGGACACCCGAGGCGCGGCTCGTGCTGGGCCTTGCCCCGCACGCCACGCCGCAGGAGGTCGTCACCGGCCTCGACACGGAGGTCCTGGAGCGGGCCCGCAATTCGGCGGGCCTTCCCGAACTCCCCGCAGAAGCGCGCCTCCGCGCGGTCCGCCACCGCGCCGCCCGCGTCAGCTAGCCCCCCGCGGGGCCGCACCATTCCCGCGGCGGGTGCCTCGTCCTGCGCGCTCGTGCCCGCGGCTGCGCCGCGGCCTGTCGCGCGGTTCCCCGCGTCCCTGATGGCGTGCCCTCCGCGCCAGGGGCGAGCCCCTGGCGGACGCGACAGGCCGCGACGGACCGCCGGGTGGGGCACCGGCCCCGAACTCGGACCCGGGAGGGTCAGAGGGTGTGTTGGGCGCCGCCGTCGACGGGGAGCAGGACCCCCGTCAGATAGGACGCCGCCGGCGAGAGCAGAAACGCCGCGGCCCGGCCGAACTCGGCCGGCGTACCGTACCGCCGCAGCGGGACCCCCGCCTCGTTCCGCTCGCGCGCAAGCGCCGGCTCACCGCCCAGCGCGTCCAGTTCGCGCACGCGATCGGTGTCGATGCGGGACGGCAGCAGCCCGACGACCCGGATCCCGCGGGGGCCGACCTCCGCGGCCAGCGTCTTGGCGTAGCCCGCGAGGCCCGGCCGCAGGCCGTTGGAGATCGCGAGGCCGGGAATCGGCTCACGCACCGAGCCGGACAGCACGAAGCCGATGACCCCGCCCTCCCCGAGGGCTTCCGCGGCGGCCCGCGCCAGCCGCACCGCACCGAGGAAGACCGACTCGAAGGCGGCCTGCCACTGCTCGTCCCCGGTGGCGGCGGCCGTGCCGGGGGGCGGCCCGCCGACGCTGATCAGCACACCGTCGAGCCCGCCGAAGCGGGTCCTGGCGGTGTCCAGCAGCAGGCCAGGCGTCGCGGGGTCCGCGTTGTCCGCGACGACGCCCCACGCCCGCCCGGGACCGCCGATGTCCGCCGCCGCCGCGTCGAGCGTGGCGGCGGTGCGCCCGGAGAGCACCACCTTGGCGCCCTCAGCGGCGAGTTCGCGCGCCGCGGCGAGCCCGAGGCCGCGTCCGCCCCCGGTGACCACGTACACCCGGTCCTTGAGCCCGAGATCCATCGCTCAGCCCGTCCTCACATCGTGGCCCGACAGCGCGAGCGCGGTATTGACCAGGCCCACATGGCTGAACGCCTGCGGGTAGTTGCCCAGTTGGCGCCCGGCGACCGGGTCCCACTCCTCGGCGAGCAGCCCGACGTCGTTGCGTACGGTCAGCAGCCGTTCGAACAACTCCCGCGCCTCACCGGTGCGCCCGGTCACATGCAGGGCGTCGGCGAGCCAGAACGAGCAGGCCAGGAAGGCGCCTTCACTGCCGGGCAGCCCGTCCACGCCGCTGGCGTCGGGGGAGTAGCGGCGGACGAACCCGCCGTGGTCCAGTTCCCGCCGCACCGCCTCGACCGTGCCGACCACCCGGCGGTCACTCGGCGGCAGGAAGCCGACCTGCGGGATCAGCAGCGTGGCCGCGTCCAGCTCGGTGGAGCCGTAGGACTGCGTGAAGGTGTTGCGCGCGGCGTCGTAGCCCTTCTCGCACACCTCGGCGTGCACCTGCGCCCGCATCGAGCGCCAGCGGTCCACGTCGCCGCGCAGCTGCGGGCGGGCCTCCACCGTGCGCACCGCGCGGTCGGCCGCGACCCAGGCCATCACCTTGGAGTGCACGAAGTGCCGGCGCGGGCCGCGTACTTCCCACAGGCCCTCGTCCGGCTCGTGCCACTTGGACTCCAGGAACTCCATCAGCATCCGCTGTACGTTCCAGGCGTGCGGCTCGTCGCGCAGCCCGCTGTTCCTGGCCAGGAACAGCGAGTCGAGGACTTCGCCGTAGACGTCCAGCTGGAGCTGGCCTGCGGCGGCGTTGCCGACCCTGACCGGCGTGGAATTCGCGTAGCCCTTGAGCCAGGGCACCTCGTACTCGGTCAGCCGCCGCTCGCCCGCGATGCCGTACATGATCTGCAGGTCGGCCGGGGCGCCGGCCACCGCCCGCAGCAGCCAGTCCCGCCAGGCCTGCGCCTCGGCGAGGAAGCCGCCGGAGACCAGCGCGTTGAGGGTGAGGGCGGCGTCCCGCAGCCAGCAGAAGCGGTAGTCCCAGTTGCGCACCCCGCCGATCTCCTCGGGCAGCGAGGTGGTCGCGGCGGCGGCGATACCGCCGCTGGGCGCGTACGTCAGGGCCTTGAGGGTGATCATGGAGCGCAGCACGGCCGCCCGCCACGGCCCTTCGTAGCTGCACCGGGCCGACCACTTCTCCCAGTCCTCCAGGCTCTGTTCCAGCGCGGCGAAGGGGTCCGCCCGGCGCGGCCGGCCGGCGTGCGAGGGGTGCCAGGTCAGGACGAAGGCGACCCGTTCACCGGCCGAGACGGTGAAGTCGGAGTAGGTCCGCATGTCCTTGCCGTACATCGGCAGCGGCGGCTCGGTGCGCAGCCACACCGCGTCGGGACCCGCGACGGCCACCCGCTGGTGGTCGGCGCGCCGCATCCAGGGCACCACGCTGCCGTAGTCGAAGCGCAGCGTCAGCTCGCTGCGCATGGCGACCTCGCCCGAGACGCCCTCGACGACCCTGATCACATCAGGCGCGCGGTCGCGCTGCGGCATGAAGTCGGTGACCTTGACGGTGCCCGCCGGGGTGTGCCACACGGTGTCGAGCACCAGGGTGTCGCCGCGGTAGGAGCGCTCGCTGCACTGGTCGGCGTCGAGCGGGGCGAGCCGCCAGCGGCCGTTTCCCTCGTCGCCCAGCAG is a window of Streptomyces sp. NBC_01477 DNA encoding:
- a CDS encoding helix-turn-helix domain-containing protein; translated protein: MAETLKKGSRVTGAAREKLAADLKKKYDSGASIRALAEETGRSYGFVHRMLSESGVTLRGRGGATRGKKAVTA
- a CDS encoding enoyl-CoA hydratase/isomerase family protein produces the protein MPDDKILLERDGVRLALDGSGTVATITLCNPAKRNAQSPALWQALIDAGRTLPGPVRVAVLRAEGPSFSAGLDRQAFTPEGFDGELSFLTLGRGSDAELDTTISTYQQAFTWWRRTDLITIAAVQGHAIGAGFQLALACDLRVCADDVQFAMRETSLGLVPDLTGTKPLAELVGYGRALEICVTGRYVHGAEAERTGLANLVVPAAELDAAVADLTAALLAPPRDAVNETKALLRTALAHSETDQYAAERAAQTRRLRSLAGAAE
- a CDS encoding nucleopolyhedrovirus P10 family protein, giving the protein MDRLARTVREQVALGRLLPLGGTGDAAWITESATVHALRRAAAAVPGVRLGTVALELAEDTAEDTGGAAPGTGVDTAGAADVDDAAPVGALPHRPLRIRAGFEAALDEPLPRTADRLRATLWATAQDWLGVPVDSVDLAVTGLLDGEPPRDPVLEGVVVDDGTSVRELGEGPADGGPAARVEAAALAVPGVLRLTRRLAGLGAGVRVRDTAAGDGTAAGRRVQLQFAVAAGHRPSVVARAVTAAIRPVAAADAPGPVTTAVVVTDTL
- a CDS encoding Asp23/Gls24 family envelope stress response protein; translation: MTDSAQHNRPEPDGSSITADSGRTLDKGAAGGSARKVLGDPASRGRTTIADGVVEKIAGLAARDVVGVHAMGTGLSRTFGAVRDRVPGSTRSVTRGVKAEVGEVQTALDLDIVVEYGVSIVEVARAVRENVIAAVERMTGLEVVEVNVAVGDVKLPDEDDDDDREQRVQ
- a CDS encoding Asp23/Gls24 family envelope stress response protein, with amino-acid sequence MASAVPGPLPAADRGALRIADRVVAKIAAQAAGEVLSDAPGSDLVPRDAEPHASVSVRKDTARLRLALELGYPANIGAVCGTVRRHVTGRVEALTGMDVPEVAIEVERLHSAAARRKGEGRVE
- a CDS encoding DUF6286 domain-containing protein is translated as MSDDSGSHVYREQDPGDSDADNARVSIAKRPEDEQYAAAPSGLPGSGRTRKVRRFWSGRRVPAALSAAVILGLAGLFLYDIASVRADRKAMSWRVTLAHQLATRHLDDVWIILGAAVAAALGLWLLVLALTPGDRAVLPMARSGTAGVRAGIDRHAAELVLRDRAMEVPGVRSARIDVSRRKVKARATSHFRELEAVRGDLTTALGEAVRQLGLARPPQLSIHLQRAEKKG
- the amaP gene encoding alkaline shock response membrane anchor protein AmaP, which codes for MRTTLNRVLLALIGLILLVVGLSVLVGSLDLQRHWDFTMPQWWPFTGPKDVLLANHDRTRYRSDGWWWPVVIAVLAVLLLAGLWWLLAQARTKRLRQIRIDSGDGQGALLRGRAVENVLRSEAGAYEGVEWSSAVLTGRRGTPEARLVLGLAPHATPQEVVTGLDTEVLERARNSAGLPELPAEARLRAVRHRAARVS
- a CDS encoding SDR family oxidoreductase translates to MDLGLKDRVYVVTGGGRGLGLAAARELAAEGAKVVLSGRTAATLDAAAADIGGPGRAWGVVADNADPATPGLLLDTARTRFGGLDGVLISVGGPPPGTAAATGDEQWQAAFESVFLGAVRLARAAAEALGEGGVIGFVLSGSVREPIPGLAISNGLRPGLAGYAKTLAAEVGPRGIRVVGLLPSRIDTDRVRELDALGGEPALARERNEAGVPLRRYGTPAEFGRAAAFLLSPAASYLTGVLLPVDGGAQHTL
- a CDS encoding glycoside hydrolase family 15 protein — its product is MPGRIEDYALIGDLQTAALVGRDGSVDWLCLPRFDSAACFAALLGDEGNGRWRLAPLDADQCSERSYRGDTLVLDTVWHTPAGTVKVTDFMPQRDRAPDVIRVVEGVSGEVAMRSELTLRFDYGSVVPWMRRADHQRVAVAGPDAVWLRTEPPLPMYGKDMRTYSDFTVSAGERVAFVLTWHPSHAGRPRRADPFAALEQSLEDWEKWSARCSYEGPWRAAVLRSMITLKALTYAPSGGIAAAATTSLPEEIGGVRNWDYRFCWLRDAALTLNALVSGGFLAEAQAWRDWLLRAVAGAPADLQIMYGIAGERRLTEYEVPWLKGYANSTPVRVGNAAAGQLQLDVYGEVLDSLFLARNSGLRDEPHAWNVQRMLMEFLESKWHEPDEGLWEVRGPRRHFVHSKVMAWVAADRAVRTVEARPQLRGDVDRWRSMRAQVHAEVCEKGYDAARNTFTQSYGSTELDAATLLIPQVGFLPPSDRRVVGTVEAVRRELDHGGFVRRYSPDASGVDGLPGSEGAFLACSFWLADALHVTGRTGEARELFERLLTVRNDVGLLAEEWDPVAGRQLGNYPQAFSHVGLVNTALALSGHDVRTG